Proteins co-encoded in one Coxiella burnetii genomic window:
- a CDS encoding DedA family protein, translated as MLNIDLIHLVTAIGYFGILLVVFLETGIFVCFFFPGDSLLFSAGLLASQGVFKIWILVPTTIAVAILGYFLAYWLGEKLGGWLLRRPDSIWFKKSYLIQAKKFYDKHGGKSLILGRLIPVVRTFVPIVAGMTRMEYYRYIIFNVVGAFVWGGGVTLVGYYFGYLIPDVGEYILLIVLFIILLSLLPGIWHAVKSRFFNPPSP; from the coding sequence ATGCTCAACATTGATTTGATTCATCTAGTCACGGCTATTGGTTATTTTGGAATTTTACTCGTTGTTTTTTTAGAAACGGGGATTTTTGTTTGCTTTTTTTTCCCGGGTGATAGCTTGTTATTTTCGGCGGGTTTGTTAGCTTCCCAGGGCGTTTTCAAAATTTGGATTTTGGTGCCGACCACCATTGCGGTTGCTATTTTAGGTTATTTTCTAGCTTATTGGTTGGGTGAAAAGCTCGGCGGGTGGTTATTAAGGCGGCCCGATTCGATTTGGTTTAAGAAGAGTTATCTCATTCAGGCGAAAAAGTTTTACGATAAACACGGCGGTAAATCATTAATTCTCGGTCGATTGATTCCAGTGGTTCGTACCTTTGTCCCCATTGTCGCCGGTATGACGCGGATGGAATATTATCGTTATATCATTTTTAATGTCGTCGGTGCTTTTGTTTGGGGGGGCGGAGTAACGTTAGTGGGTTATTATTTTGGCTACTTGATTCCAGATGTGGGTGAGTATATTTTGTTGATCGTGTTGTTCATTATTCTATTGTCTCTACTGCCTGGAATTTGGCATGCAGTAAAAAGTCGGTTTTTTAATCCGCCGTCACCCTAA
- a CDS encoding hydroxymethylglutaryl-CoA lyase, with protein sequence MPLPKKVTLVEVGPRDGLQNEPQNVPTHLKIEFINQLSQSGLSVIEATSFVSPKWVPQMADHREVMEGITRNPSVRYTALVPNEQGFDDALDAHISEVSVFTAASETFSQKNTNCSIEESLNRIARVIERAKKNNLAVRGYVSCVLGCPYEGEIALHQVLTVAERLVNLGCYQISLGDTIGIGTPLKAQQLIDVISSKIPIEKIAVHFHDTYAQALTNIYVSLEKGVSTIDSAVAGLGGCPYAPGAGGNVATEDVVYLLNGMKIECGVDLKRLTRAGRLICDYLGRPSRSKVAIALASR encoded by the coding sequence ATGCCATTACCTAAGAAAGTCACCCTCGTCGAGGTGGGTCCTCGCGACGGGCTTCAAAATGAGCCTCAGAATGTGCCCACACATTTAAAGATTGAGTTCATCAATCAGCTTTCGCAATCCGGCCTATCCGTTATTGAAGCCACCAGTTTTGTATCGCCGAAATGGGTTCCGCAAATGGCTGACCATCGAGAAGTCATGGAAGGTATTACGCGCAACCCTTCGGTTCGCTATACCGCTTTAGTGCCTAACGAACAGGGTTTCGATGATGCGCTTGACGCTCATATTTCTGAAGTGTCGGTGTTTACGGCCGCTTCAGAAACCTTTTCTCAAAAAAATACGAACTGTTCGATTGAAGAGAGTCTGAACCGAATTGCGCGAGTGATTGAACGTGCAAAAAAAAATAATTTGGCCGTTCGCGGTTATGTGTCTTGCGTGTTAGGTTGCCCTTATGAAGGTGAAATTGCGCTCCACCAAGTGCTCACGGTTGCTGAAAGGTTGGTTAACCTTGGTTGTTATCAGATTTCATTGGGCGATACGATCGGAATTGGCACGCCACTCAAAGCCCAGCAATTGATCGATGTTATTTCCAGCAAAATTCCGATTGAAAAAATTGCTGTGCATTTCCACGATACTTATGCTCAGGCACTAACCAATATTTACGTGAGTTTAGAAAAAGGCGTTTCAACGATTGATAGCGCCGTCGCAGGTTTGGGAGGTTGTCCTTATGCCCCTGGGGCCGGGGGTAATGTGGCAACCGAGGATGTTGTTTATTTATTGAATGGCATGAAGATTGAATGCGGTGTTGATTTAAAACGGTTAACGAGAGCAGGTCGATTGATTTGCGATTATTTAGGGCGCCCCTCTCGCTCAAAAGTGGCGATCGCGTTAGCAAGTCGATAG
- a CDS encoding TRZ/ATZ family hydrolase has product MMKSPLSFADCGLARLQPVLSVNMPAYLKRRVFMENVDLLINARWLLPIAPANQILENFALAVRDEYIVDLLPQAEANKKYTADQHLELNDHVVLPGLVNAHTHTPMNLFRGLADDLQLLDWLQNHIWPAEKALINAESVRAGTRLAIAEMLRGGTTCFNDHYFFHDTIAKAASEAGMRALIGVVIMSVPTEWASDEKAYLARAQETLEKAENHSLITWALAPHAPYTVSDTAFKEIKKLAEYYDLPIHIHLHETKVEIEQGLKSYGKRPLAHLHDLGLLSQRLIAVHMTQLTSEEIKLVADTQTNIVHCPESNLKLSSGIAPIAKLVDAGVNVAIGTDGAASNNDLDLFGEMRTASFTAKVSGLDPTHLPAPEILKMATLNGAKALGLEDKIGSLEPGKFADVIAVDLSSFLTQPVFNPVSHLVYAINRLQVSDVWVAGKQLLKGGEFTQLDTEQIVKDSLKWAKKALPFKAENRLAETNAIT; this is encoded by the coding sequence TTGATGAAATCGCCCTTAAGCTTTGCGGATTGTGGCCTTGCTAGACTCCAACCTGTGCTTTCCGTTAATATGCCTGCTTATCTGAAACGGAGGGTTTTTATGGAAAATGTTGATCTACTCATTAATGCGCGCTGGCTTCTTCCCATCGCTCCTGCTAATCAAATTTTAGAAAATTTCGCATTAGCCGTGCGCGATGAATACATTGTTGATCTTCTTCCGCAGGCTGAAGCTAACAAAAAATACACGGCCGATCAGCACCTCGAACTTAACGATCATGTTGTCCTACCGGGGTTGGTTAATGCTCATACCCATACTCCGATGAACCTCTTTCGGGGGTTGGCTGATGATTTGCAATTACTGGATTGGTTGCAAAACCACATCTGGCCAGCCGAAAAAGCCCTCATTAATGCTGAATCCGTTCGGGCTGGCACGCGGCTTGCTATTGCCGAAATGTTACGCGGCGGTACGACTTGTTTCAACGATCATTATTTTTTCCACGACACAATCGCCAAAGCCGCCAGTGAAGCTGGTATGCGGGCGCTTATCGGAGTCGTAATAATGAGCGTTCCCACGGAATGGGCTAGTGATGAAAAAGCTTATTTAGCGCGCGCCCAAGAAACATTGGAAAAAGCAGAAAATCATTCGCTGATCACCTGGGCGCTTGCCCCGCATGCCCCTTATACCGTTAGTGACACCGCGTTTAAGGAAATTAAAAAATTAGCTGAATACTACGACCTACCCATTCATATACACCTTCATGAAACGAAGGTAGAGATTGAACAAGGCTTAAAAAGCTATGGAAAAAGACCGCTCGCCCATTTACATGACTTAGGGTTGCTGTCACAACGGCTTATAGCTGTCCATATGACGCAGTTAACTTCGGAAGAAATTAAATTAGTTGCGGATACTCAAACGAATATCGTTCACTGCCCCGAATCTAATTTAAAATTGAGCAGCGGCATTGCCCCTATTGCAAAATTGGTAGATGCCGGCGTTAATGTAGCGATTGGCACTGACGGTGCGGCGAGCAATAACGACCTCGATTTATTCGGTGAAATGCGAACGGCTTCTTTCACGGCAAAAGTTTCCGGCCTCGACCCCACGCACTTACCCGCTCCTGAAATTTTGAAAATGGCGACGCTCAATGGCGCCAAAGCGCTGGGGCTAGAAGATAAAATCGGCTCACTCGAGCCGGGAAAATTTGCCGATGTCATTGCGGTGGATTTAAGTTCTTTTCTCACCCAACCTGTTTTTAATCCGGTTTCTCATTTGGTATACGCCATTAACCGTCTGCAAGTGAGCGACGTGTGGGTCGCGGGCAAACAATTGCTCAAAGGGGGGGAATTTACCCAACTTGATACTGAACAAATTGTCAAAGACAGTTTAAAATGGGCAAAAAAAGCGTTGCCTTTCAAAGCAGAAAACAGGCTTGCAGAAACGAATGCCATTACCTAA